One Corvus moneduloides isolate bCorMon1 chromosome Z, bCorMon1.pri, whole genome shotgun sequence genomic window carries:
- the PIGO gene encoding GPI ethanolamine phosphate transferase 3 isoform X3 — MQRWPVVLFLAWVCFLFFAGIGLFMSGFLLSRIELASSSSCADPLVPPPWERQSLPPGSCWAPQRFSKAVLIIIDALHFEFARFDPAKTSPLPYENKLSVLHQLATSQPRHARLYRFRADPPTATMQRIKGLTTGSLPTFIDVGSNFASYAIQEDNLLAQLVQNGRRVVFMGDDTWEGLFPKKFFRSYFFPSFNVKDLHTVDDGILQHLYPTVDSGEWDVLIAHFLGVDHCGHKHGPDHPEMAKKLTQMNEMLRSLVDHVGNDTLLLVAGDHGMTETGDHGGDSEKEVNAALFVYSRTPLFGSGPPEEPETIPQVNLVPTMALLLGVPIPYSNIGEVMAELFSGDGDTVSAALQQLSVYHINAKQVNRFLQSYSLVAQDLPAEQLQHLQELFSSAVEEHTQLLAQVQGTTVVPAELESRLGSLIGHFQRYLREARAVCTQSWARFHPLRMVGGCILIASSCLLCYMVSELATSSHSFCRSCLLYPLPWVLVGALLGLAHVFTQKGLDLLLVSSWAAAASQLGFFWHWWGQHPKRARLVGSQPPLASSGLRQRLRAWLGLAFPMGILFFRCGAMFSDSFVVAEARVAPFLLASLVMLLVGKLHWDGRLTVPESPKQQLLGFSSYRREIWYLLCLVAMLLVCVRLSSFFHQCREEIPQCRPSVFLSPLASLRNTRAKNLFYLLCVALLAGLVYAVQSWLRHYGNLNSSDPLVLFVRWGFPLVVLCIACYWAVASSADDSLGKLQELVQVAVVVFPRAVYGLASVGLLLLLCNPMTVFAKDTRELAGSIVTPYLGVPSSEVDFRHVIPQIYKRMQESQRSRLERGSCRATVAAYGLGSVYSAALVIALTLLGFLLMLLHSERLSFAFLLLFVEAFVLLHIHTCARGLAGDAEPFSVPWYAVISWLLAASQFFYSTGHQPIFPAIHWNAAFVGFHLDHSTNLLPAVLVGANTFASHILFAGSWLPAAPAVALCV; from the exons ATGCAGCGGTGGCCAGTGGTGCTCTTCTTGGCCTgggtttgctttctcttttttgctgGTATCGGGCTCTTCATGAGCGGCTTCCTGCTCAGCCGGATCGAGCTTGCCAGCAGCAGTTCCTGCGCAGACCCACTCGTGCCTCCACCTTGGGAGAGGCAGAGCCTCCCGCCGGGCTCCTGCTGGGCACCGCAACGCTTTTCCAAGGCCGTGCTCATCATCATCGATGCCCTCCATTTTGAGTTCGCCCGCTTTGACCCCGCCAAGACCAGCCCACTGCCCTACGAGAACAAGCTGAGTGTCCTGCACCAGCTGGCCACCTCCCAGCCCCGCCATGCCCGGCTCTACCGCTTCCGAGCTGACCCCCCCACGGCCACCATGCAGCGCATCAAGGGCCTCACCACTGGCTCGCTGCCCACCTTCATCGATGTGGGCAGCAACTTTGCCTCCTACGCCATCCAGGAGGACaacctgctggcacagctggtgcAGAACG GAAGGCGAGTGGTCTTCATGGGTGATGACACATGGGAAGGACTCTTCCCAAAGAAGTTTTTCCGCTCgtatttcttcccttcttttaaCGTAAAGGATCTTCACACTGTGGATGATGGGATCCTGCAGCATCTCTATCCAACTG TGGACAGTGGTGAATGGGATGTGCTGATTGCTCACTTCCTTGGCGTCGACCACTGTGGGCACAAACATGGACCTGACCATCCCGAGATGGCAAAGAAGCTCACCCAGATGAATGAGATGCTCAG GTCCTTGGTGGATCATGTGGGGAATGACACTCTTCTTCTGGTGGCTGGAGACCATGGCATGACAGAAACTGGAGACCATGGTGGCGACAGCGAGAAGGAAGTCAATGCAGCACTGTTTGTGTACAGCAGGACACCCCTGTTTGGCAGTGGCCCTCCAGAG GAGCCTGAGACCATTCCCCAAGTGAACCTGGTGCCCACTATGGCCTTGCTGCTGGGTGTGCCCATCCCCTACAGTAACATTGGGGAGGTGATGGCCGAGCTGTTCTCTGGGGATGGTGACACTGTGTCTGcagccttgcagcagctctCGGTCTATCACATCAATGCCAAGCAG GTGAATCGCTTCCTGCAGTCCTACTCGCTGGTGGCTCAGgacctgccagcagagcagctccagcacctgcaggagctcttctccagtgctgtggaggagcacacacagctgctggcCCAGGTGCAGGGGACGACAgtggtgcctgcagagctggaatcCAGGCTGGGAAGCCTCATCGGTCACTTCCAGCGCTACTTACGGGAGGCACGGGCTGTGTGCACCCAGTCCTGGGCCCGCTTCCACCCCCTGCGTATGGTGGGGGGCTGCATTCTTATTGCCTCCTCCTGCTTGCTCTGCTACATGGTGTCAGAGCTTGCCACGTCCTCGCACTCTTTCTGTCGCAGCTGCCTCCTGTACCCGCTGCCCTGGGTCCTTGTGGGGGCTCTGCTTGGGCTGGCCCACGTTTTCACCCAGAAGGGGCTGGATCTGCTCCTGGTGTCGTCATGGGCAGCCGCTGCTTctcagctgggttttttctggCACTGGTGGGGCCAGCATCCCAAGAGAGCCCGTTTGGTAGGCAGTCAGCCgcccttggccagcagtggccTGAGGCAGAGGCTGCGAgcatggctggggctggccTTCCCCATGGGCATTCTGTTCTTCCGCTGCGGAGCTATGTTTTCTGACAGCTTTGTTGTGGCTGAGGCACGGGTGGCCCCGTTCCTGCTGGCCTCGCTGGTGATGTTGTTAGTAGGGAAGCTCCACTGGGATGGTCGCCTGACTGTGCCAGAAAGtcccaagcagcagctccttggcttTTCTTCTTACCGGAGAGAGATCTGGTACCTGCTGTGCCTCGTGGCCATGCTCCTGGTCTGTGTGCGCCTCTCCAGTTTCTTCCACCAGTGCCGCGAAGAAATTCCTCAGTGCCGGccctctgttttcctctccccGCTTGCCAGCCTGAGAAACACACGGGCCAAGAACCTCTTCTACCTCCTGTGCGTGGCCTTGCTGGCTGGGCTAGTGTatgcagtgcagagctggctgAGGCACTACGGCAACCTGAACAGCTCGGACCCCCTCGTGCTCTTCGTGCGCTGGGGTTTCCCACTGGTGGTCCTCTGCATTGCCTGCTACTGGGCTGTTGCCTCCAGTGCTGATGACTCTCTTGGCaaactgcaggagctggtgcaggTGGCAGTCGTTGTCTTTCCCCGGGCTGTCTATGGACTAGCATCTGTGggactgctgctcctgctgtgcaaTCCCATGACAGTGTTTGCAAAGGACACACGGGAGTTGGCAGGATCCATCGTCACTCCCTACCTGGGGGTTCCCAGCTCCGAAGTCGACTTCCGCCATGTCATCCCTCAGATCTACAAGAGGATGCAGGAGTCTCAGAGGAGCCGGCTGGAGCGGGGTAGCTGCAGGGCCACTGTTGCAGCGTATGGGCTGGGCAGCGTGTACTCAGCAGCCCTGGTCATAGCCCTCACCCTCCTGGGCTTCCTCTTGATGCTTCTGCACAGTGAGCGGCTGAGCTTCgccttcctgctcctctttgTGGAGGCCTTCGTGCTGCTGCACATCCACACGTGTGCCAGAGGCCTTGCTGGAGATGCTG AGCCATTTTCAGTGCCCTGGTATGCAGTCATCTCCTGGCtccttgctgcttcccagttcTTCTATTCCACAGGCCACCAGCCCATCTTCCCAGCCATCCACTGGAATGCAGCCTTTGTCGGCTTCCACCTTGACCACAGCACGAACCTCCTGCCTGCTGTCCTGGTGGGCGCCAACACCTTCGCCTCCCATATCCTCTTTGCAG GTAGTTGGCTGcccgctgctcctgctgtggccCTTTGTGTGTGA
- the PIGO gene encoding GPI ethanolamine phosphate transferase 3 isoform X1, with product MQRWPVVLFLAWVCFLFFAGIGLFMSGFLLSRIELASSSSCADPLVPPPWERQSLPPGSCWAPQRFSKAVLIIIDALHFEFARFDPAKTSPLPYENKLSVLHQLATSQPRHARLYRFRADPPTATMQRIKGLTTGSLPTFIDVGSNFASYAIQEDNLLAQLVQNGRRVVFMGDDTWEGLFPKKFFRSYFFPSFNVKDLHTVDDGILQHLYPTVDSGEWDVLIAHFLGVDHCGHKHGPDHPEMAKKLTQMNEMLRSLVDHVGNDTLLLVAGDHGMTETGDHGGDSEKEVNAALFVYSRTPLFGSGPPEEPETIPQVNLVPTMALLLGVPIPYSNIGEVMAELFSGDGDTVSAALQQLSVYHINAKQVNRFLQSYSLVAQDLPAEQLQHLQELFSSAVEEHTQLLAQVQGTTVVPAELESRLGSLIGHFQRYLREARAVCTQSWARFHPLRMVGGCILIASSCLLCYMVSELATSSHSFCRSCLLYPLPWVLVGALLGLAHVFTQKGLDLLLVSSWAAAASQLGFFWHWWGQHPKRARLVGSQPPLASSGLRQRLRAWLGLAFPMGILFFRCGAMFSDSFVVAEARVAPFLLASLVMLLVGKLHWDGRLTVPESPKQQLLGFSSYRREIWYLLCLVAMLLVCVRLSSFFHQCREEIPQCRPSVFLSPLASLRNTRAKNLFYLLCVALLAGLVYAVQSWLRHYGNLNSSDPLVLFVRWGFPLVVLCIACYWAVASSADDSLGKLQELVQVAVVVFPRAVYGLASVGLLLLLCNPMTVFAKDTRELAGSIVTPYLGVPSSEVDFRHVIPQIYKRMQESQRSRLERGSCRATVAAYGLGSVYSAALVIALTLLGFLLMLLHSERLSFAFLLLFVEAFVLLHIHTCARGLAGDAEPFSVPWYAVISWLLAASQFFYSTGHQPIFPAIHWNAAFVGFHLDHSTNLLPAVLVGANTFASHILFAVGCPLLLLWPFVCEMTNSQRKKPKKESREELQEVEERMMEMRLRESPEKFSTALLRLGLKYLFVLGAQLLACVCAAMILRRHLMVWKVFAPKFLFESLGFMVSSICLLLGISLVMRVDCAVSTWFSQLRLR from the exons ATGCAGCGGTGGCCAGTGGTGCTCTTCTTGGCCTgggtttgctttctcttttttgctgGTATCGGGCTCTTCATGAGCGGCTTCCTGCTCAGCCGGATCGAGCTTGCCAGCAGCAGTTCCTGCGCAGACCCACTCGTGCCTCCACCTTGGGAGAGGCAGAGCCTCCCGCCGGGCTCCTGCTGGGCACCGCAACGCTTTTCCAAGGCCGTGCTCATCATCATCGATGCCCTCCATTTTGAGTTCGCCCGCTTTGACCCCGCCAAGACCAGCCCACTGCCCTACGAGAACAAGCTGAGTGTCCTGCACCAGCTGGCCACCTCCCAGCCCCGCCATGCCCGGCTCTACCGCTTCCGAGCTGACCCCCCCACGGCCACCATGCAGCGCATCAAGGGCCTCACCACTGGCTCGCTGCCCACCTTCATCGATGTGGGCAGCAACTTTGCCTCCTACGCCATCCAGGAGGACaacctgctggcacagctggtgcAGAACG GAAGGCGAGTGGTCTTCATGGGTGATGACACATGGGAAGGACTCTTCCCAAAGAAGTTTTTCCGCTCgtatttcttcccttcttttaaCGTAAAGGATCTTCACACTGTGGATGATGGGATCCTGCAGCATCTCTATCCAACTG TGGACAGTGGTGAATGGGATGTGCTGATTGCTCACTTCCTTGGCGTCGACCACTGTGGGCACAAACATGGACCTGACCATCCCGAGATGGCAAAGAAGCTCACCCAGATGAATGAGATGCTCAG GTCCTTGGTGGATCATGTGGGGAATGACACTCTTCTTCTGGTGGCTGGAGACCATGGCATGACAGAAACTGGAGACCATGGTGGCGACAGCGAGAAGGAAGTCAATGCAGCACTGTTTGTGTACAGCAGGACACCCCTGTTTGGCAGTGGCCCTCCAGAG GAGCCTGAGACCATTCCCCAAGTGAACCTGGTGCCCACTATGGCCTTGCTGCTGGGTGTGCCCATCCCCTACAGTAACATTGGGGAGGTGATGGCCGAGCTGTTCTCTGGGGATGGTGACACTGTGTCTGcagccttgcagcagctctCGGTCTATCACATCAATGCCAAGCAG GTGAATCGCTTCCTGCAGTCCTACTCGCTGGTGGCTCAGgacctgccagcagagcagctccagcacctgcaggagctcttctccagtgctgtggaggagcacacacagctgctggcCCAGGTGCAGGGGACGACAgtggtgcctgcagagctggaatcCAGGCTGGGAAGCCTCATCGGTCACTTCCAGCGCTACTTACGGGAGGCACGGGCTGTGTGCACCCAGTCCTGGGCCCGCTTCCACCCCCTGCGTATGGTGGGGGGCTGCATTCTTATTGCCTCCTCCTGCTTGCTCTGCTACATGGTGTCAGAGCTTGCCACGTCCTCGCACTCTTTCTGTCGCAGCTGCCTCCTGTACCCGCTGCCCTGGGTCCTTGTGGGGGCTCTGCTTGGGCTGGCCCACGTTTTCACCCAGAAGGGGCTGGATCTGCTCCTGGTGTCGTCATGGGCAGCCGCTGCTTctcagctgggttttttctggCACTGGTGGGGCCAGCATCCCAAGAGAGCCCGTTTGGTAGGCAGTCAGCCgcccttggccagcagtggccTGAGGCAGAGGCTGCGAgcatggctggggctggccTTCCCCATGGGCATTCTGTTCTTCCGCTGCGGAGCTATGTTTTCTGACAGCTTTGTTGTGGCTGAGGCACGGGTGGCCCCGTTCCTGCTGGCCTCGCTGGTGATGTTGTTAGTAGGGAAGCTCCACTGGGATGGTCGCCTGACTGTGCCAGAAAGtcccaagcagcagctccttggcttTTCTTCTTACCGGAGAGAGATCTGGTACCTGCTGTGCCTCGTGGCCATGCTCCTGGTCTGTGTGCGCCTCTCCAGTTTCTTCCACCAGTGCCGCGAAGAAATTCCTCAGTGCCGGccctctgttttcctctccccGCTTGCCAGCCTGAGAAACACACGGGCCAAGAACCTCTTCTACCTCCTGTGCGTGGCCTTGCTGGCTGGGCTAGTGTatgcagtgcagagctggctgAGGCACTACGGCAACCTGAACAGCTCGGACCCCCTCGTGCTCTTCGTGCGCTGGGGTTTCCCACTGGTGGTCCTCTGCATTGCCTGCTACTGGGCTGTTGCCTCCAGTGCTGATGACTCTCTTGGCaaactgcaggagctggtgcaggTGGCAGTCGTTGTCTTTCCCCGGGCTGTCTATGGACTAGCATCTGTGggactgctgctcctgctgtgcaaTCCCATGACAGTGTTTGCAAAGGACACACGGGAGTTGGCAGGATCCATCGTCACTCCCTACCTGGGGGTTCCCAGCTCCGAAGTCGACTTCCGCCATGTCATCCCTCAGATCTACAAGAGGATGCAGGAGTCTCAGAGGAGCCGGCTGGAGCGGGGTAGCTGCAGGGCCACTGTTGCAGCGTATGGGCTGGGCAGCGTGTACTCAGCAGCCCTGGTCATAGCCCTCACCCTCCTGGGCTTCCTCTTGATGCTTCTGCACAGTGAGCGGCTGAGCTTCgccttcctgctcctctttgTGGAGGCCTTCGTGCTGCTGCACATCCACACGTGTGCCAGAGGCCTTGCTGGAGATGCTG AGCCATTTTCAGTGCCCTGGTATGCAGTCATCTCCTGGCtccttgctgcttcccagttcTTCTATTCCACAGGCCACCAGCCCATCTTCCCAGCCATCCACTGGAATGCAGCCTTTGTCGGCTTCCACCTTGACCACAGCACGAACCTCCTGCCTGCTGTCCTGGTGGGCGCCAACACCTTCGCCTCCCATATCCTCTTTGCAG TTGGCTGcccgctgctcctgctgtggccCTTTGTGTGTGAGATGACCAACTCACAGAGGAAGAAGCCCAAGAAGGAGTcccgggaggagctgcaggaggtggaGGAGCGCATGATGGAGATGAGGCTGCGGGAGTCTCCAGAGAAGTTCTCCACGGCTCTGTTACGACTGGGATTGAAGTACCTCTTTGTTCTTGGGGCACAG CTTCTGGCCTGTGTTTGTGCAGCTATGATCCTCAGGAGACACCTCATGGTCTGGAAGGTCTTTGCCCCAAA ATTCCTCTTTGAGTCGCTGGGCTTCATGGTGAGCAGCATCTGCCTCTTGCTGGGGATCTCGCTGGTGATGCGTGTGGACTGTGCTGTCAGCACCTGGTTCAGCCAGCTTCGGCTCAGGTAG
- the PIGO gene encoding GPI ethanolamine phosphate transferase 3 isoform X2 has product MQRWPVVLFLAWVCFLFFAGIGLFMSGFLLSRIELASSSSCADPLVPPPWERQSLPPGSCWAPQRFSKAVLIIIDALHFEFARFDPAKTSPLPYENKLSVLHQLATSQPRHARLYRFRADPPTATMQRIKGLTTGSLPTFIDVGSNFASYAIQEDNLLAQLVQNGRRVVFMGDDTWEGLFPKKFFRSYFFPSFNVKDLHTVDDGILQHLYPTVDSGEWDVLIAHFLGVDHCGHKHGPDHPEMAKKLTQMNEMLRSLVDHVGNDTLLLVAGDHGMTETGDHGGDSEKEVNAALFVYSRTPLFGSGPPEEPETIPQVNLVPTMALLLGVPIPYSNIGEVMAELFSGDGDTVSAALQQLSVYHINAKQVNRFLQSYSLVAQDLPAEQLQHLQELFSSAVEEHTQLLAQVQGTTVVPAELESRLGSLIGHFQRYLREARAVCTQSWARFHPLRMVGGCILIASSCLLCYMVSELATSSHSFCRSCLLYPLPWVLVGALLGLAHVFTQKGLDLLLVSSWAAAASQLGFFWHWWGQHPKRARLVGSQPPLASSGLRQRLRAWLGLAFPMGILFFRCGAMFSDSFVVAEARVAPFLLASLVMLLVGKLHWDGRLTVPESPKQQLLGFSSYRREIWYLLCLVAMLLVCVRLSSFFHQCREEIPQCRPSVFLSPLASLRNTRAKNLFYLLCVALLAGLVYAVQSWLRHYGNLNSSDPLVLFVRWGFPLVVLCIACYWAVASSADDSLGKLQELVQVAVVVFPRAVYGLASVGLLLLLCNPMTVFAKDTRELAGSIVTPYLGVPSSEVDFRHVIPQIYKRMQESQRSRLERGSCRATVAAYGLGSVYSAALVIALTLLGFLLMLLHSERLSFAFLLLFVEAFVLLHIHTCARGLAGDAEPFSVPWYAVISWLLAASQFFYSTGHQPIFPAIHWNAAFVGFHLDHSTNLLPAVLVGANTFASHILFAVGCPLLLLWPFVCEMTNSQRKKPKKESREELQEVEERMMEMRLRESPEKFSTALLRLGLKYLFVLGAQIPL; this is encoded by the exons ATGCAGCGGTGGCCAGTGGTGCTCTTCTTGGCCTgggtttgctttctcttttttgctgGTATCGGGCTCTTCATGAGCGGCTTCCTGCTCAGCCGGATCGAGCTTGCCAGCAGCAGTTCCTGCGCAGACCCACTCGTGCCTCCACCTTGGGAGAGGCAGAGCCTCCCGCCGGGCTCCTGCTGGGCACCGCAACGCTTTTCCAAGGCCGTGCTCATCATCATCGATGCCCTCCATTTTGAGTTCGCCCGCTTTGACCCCGCCAAGACCAGCCCACTGCCCTACGAGAACAAGCTGAGTGTCCTGCACCAGCTGGCCACCTCCCAGCCCCGCCATGCCCGGCTCTACCGCTTCCGAGCTGACCCCCCCACGGCCACCATGCAGCGCATCAAGGGCCTCACCACTGGCTCGCTGCCCACCTTCATCGATGTGGGCAGCAACTTTGCCTCCTACGCCATCCAGGAGGACaacctgctggcacagctggtgcAGAACG GAAGGCGAGTGGTCTTCATGGGTGATGACACATGGGAAGGACTCTTCCCAAAGAAGTTTTTCCGCTCgtatttcttcccttcttttaaCGTAAAGGATCTTCACACTGTGGATGATGGGATCCTGCAGCATCTCTATCCAACTG TGGACAGTGGTGAATGGGATGTGCTGATTGCTCACTTCCTTGGCGTCGACCACTGTGGGCACAAACATGGACCTGACCATCCCGAGATGGCAAAGAAGCTCACCCAGATGAATGAGATGCTCAG GTCCTTGGTGGATCATGTGGGGAATGACACTCTTCTTCTGGTGGCTGGAGACCATGGCATGACAGAAACTGGAGACCATGGTGGCGACAGCGAGAAGGAAGTCAATGCAGCACTGTTTGTGTACAGCAGGACACCCCTGTTTGGCAGTGGCCCTCCAGAG GAGCCTGAGACCATTCCCCAAGTGAACCTGGTGCCCACTATGGCCTTGCTGCTGGGTGTGCCCATCCCCTACAGTAACATTGGGGAGGTGATGGCCGAGCTGTTCTCTGGGGATGGTGACACTGTGTCTGcagccttgcagcagctctCGGTCTATCACATCAATGCCAAGCAG GTGAATCGCTTCCTGCAGTCCTACTCGCTGGTGGCTCAGgacctgccagcagagcagctccagcacctgcaggagctcttctccagtgctgtggaggagcacacacagctgctggcCCAGGTGCAGGGGACGACAgtggtgcctgcagagctggaatcCAGGCTGGGAAGCCTCATCGGTCACTTCCAGCGCTACTTACGGGAGGCACGGGCTGTGTGCACCCAGTCCTGGGCCCGCTTCCACCCCCTGCGTATGGTGGGGGGCTGCATTCTTATTGCCTCCTCCTGCTTGCTCTGCTACATGGTGTCAGAGCTTGCCACGTCCTCGCACTCTTTCTGTCGCAGCTGCCTCCTGTACCCGCTGCCCTGGGTCCTTGTGGGGGCTCTGCTTGGGCTGGCCCACGTTTTCACCCAGAAGGGGCTGGATCTGCTCCTGGTGTCGTCATGGGCAGCCGCTGCTTctcagctgggttttttctggCACTGGTGGGGCCAGCATCCCAAGAGAGCCCGTTTGGTAGGCAGTCAGCCgcccttggccagcagtggccTGAGGCAGAGGCTGCGAgcatggctggggctggccTTCCCCATGGGCATTCTGTTCTTCCGCTGCGGAGCTATGTTTTCTGACAGCTTTGTTGTGGCTGAGGCACGGGTGGCCCCGTTCCTGCTGGCCTCGCTGGTGATGTTGTTAGTAGGGAAGCTCCACTGGGATGGTCGCCTGACTGTGCCAGAAAGtcccaagcagcagctccttggcttTTCTTCTTACCGGAGAGAGATCTGGTACCTGCTGTGCCTCGTGGCCATGCTCCTGGTCTGTGTGCGCCTCTCCAGTTTCTTCCACCAGTGCCGCGAAGAAATTCCTCAGTGCCGGccctctgttttcctctccccGCTTGCCAGCCTGAGAAACACACGGGCCAAGAACCTCTTCTACCTCCTGTGCGTGGCCTTGCTGGCTGGGCTAGTGTatgcagtgcagagctggctgAGGCACTACGGCAACCTGAACAGCTCGGACCCCCTCGTGCTCTTCGTGCGCTGGGGTTTCCCACTGGTGGTCCTCTGCATTGCCTGCTACTGGGCTGTTGCCTCCAGTGCTGATGACTCTCTTGGCaaactgcaggagctggtgcaggTGGCAGTCGTTGTCTTTCCCCGGGCTGTCTATGGACTAGCATCTGTGggactgctgctcctgctgtgcaaTCCCATGACAGTGTTTGCAAAGGACACACGGGAGTTGGCAGGATCCATCGTCACTCCCTACCTGGGGGTTCCCAGCTCCGAAGTCGACTTCCGCCATGTCATCCCTCAGATCTACAAGAGGATGCAGGAGTCTCAGAGGAGCCGGCTGGAGCGGGGTAGCTGCAGGGCCACTGTTGCAGCGTATGGGCTGGGCAGCGTGTACTCAGCAGCCCTGGTCATAGCCCTCACCCTCCTGGGCTTCCTCTTGATGCTTCTGCACAGTGAGCGGCTGAGCTTCgccttcctgctcctctttgTGGAGGCCTTCGTGCTGCTGCACATCCACACGTGTGCCAGAGGCCTTGCTGGAGATGCTG AGCCATTTTCAGTGCCCTGGTATGCAGTCATCTCCTGGCtccttgctgcttcccagttcTTCTATTCCACAGGCCACCAGCCCATCTTCCCAGCCATCCACTGGAATGCAGCCTTTGTCGGCTTCCACCTTGACCACAGCACGAACCTCCTGCCTGCTGTCCTGGTGGGCGCCAACACCTTCGCCTCCCATATCCTCTTTGCAG TTGGCTGcccgctgctcctgctgtggccCTTTGTGTGTGAGATGACCAACTCACAGAGGAAGAAGCCCAAGAAGGAGTcccgggaggagctgcaggaggtggaGGAGCGCATGATGGAGATGAGGCTGCGGGAGTCTCCAGAGAAGTTCTCCACGGCTCTGTTACGACTGGGATTGAAGTACCTCTTTGTTCTTGGGGCACAG ATTCCTCTTTGA